In Burkholderia gladioli, a genomic segment contains:
- a CDS encoding sensor histidine kinase, whose protein sequence is MYQFNVKARVLLELGAELISSDEVALYELIKNAVDAKTEKVIIRVFSWLKHSDYLKFQSEIKASGKPLTRAVVSKWIQQYISPDASELFKSALLDTLSGVGSDEAILLLRDAYSNCSYLEVEDFGDGMTKDSLVKNFLTVGTPNRVGKAGSKYLGEKGIGRLSAMRLGRRLVVTTTTTTDKNFSRLGCDWGSLEDNVELDISEFHPTLESLADEKDKSQGTRITVSDLQSDWSEQTLRRIARTHLSKLQDPFDRHSIRLDIRLFFNGDELRDAFVEIDQDWLRGWHGYLEMEFFYKSPPSDARSASRKPLPVLKGKAIFRVPSQGGQVDEDSQEIFAEGDGVYSMLADENEPMVPGQVRSNAPRYAGIDTLGPFSMKGYWFNRQRKGQEISEKDARNDFKEWLELWGGGLLVYRDGYRVYPYASPEDDWLSLDQRALRRRSFKLNRGQFVGYVRIGSETNPALKDQTNREGMRDSPEKRALIQCLQQGIWKELGSRVSAHEERSTRLALNSVQKIDQTVKEKSKSAKASLTILSKKLPESDASIRELRSHIDQLELAWAHAKSTIRKQQEGAETYVHLAGVGMLVEFIVHELARTAKYTLGDLDREAKAAKLSPTLRSLQQQLKTLEKRLRILDPVSTPGRQVKSDCDVLEVIDTLISAHEAQFERHKISVDFERRLNDSLITCVVPGQIFQIFENLISNSVYWLSTRDSLIDLQGGEQGVHSAITVEYDLNQKTIDFVDNGPGIEEQDADKIFDPFWSKKPASAGRGLGLYITKRLSDDNSVKIELLWDETKDIYKGFRFKFA, encoded by the coding sequence ATGTATCAATTCAATGTTAAAGCGCGTGTGTTGCTCGAATTGGGCGCTGAACTGATCAGCTCGGACGAAGTTGCACTATATGAGTTGATAAAAAACGCAGTCGACGCCAAGACTGAGAAAGTCATCATCCGGGTGTTCTCTTGGTTAAAGCATTCTGATTATCTAAAATTCCAATCCGAGATCAAGGCTTCCGGCAAGCCGCTGACACGGGCTGTCGTATCCAAATGGATCCAGCAATACATCAGTCCTGATGCGAGTGAGCTTTTCAAGTCTGCGCTGTTGGATACTTTATCGGGAGTAGGCAGCGACGAAGCTATCCTTTTGCTTCGTGATGCGTATTCGAACTGTTCCTATCTGGAGGTCGAAGATTTTGGCGATGGAATGACAAAAGACTCGCTCGTCAAAAATTTCCTGACGGTCGGAACGCCTAATCGTGTAGGTAAAGCCGGGAGTAAATATCTCGGGGAGAAAGGTATTGGGCGGCTTTCGGCGATGCGCCTGGGACGGCGGCTGGTCGTCACCACAACAACCACAACCGACAAGAATTTCTCCCGGCTGGGCTGTGATTGGGGCTCTCTGGAGGACAATGTTGAACTCGATATATCGGAGTTTCATCCGACGCTAGAGTCTCTTGCCGATGAAAAAGACAAGAGTCAAGGAACCAGAATAACTGTTTCTGATTTGCAAAGCGATTGGTCGGAACAAACGTTGCGTCGTATTGCGAGAACGCATCTATCAAAATTGCAGGATCCCTTTGACCGTCATTCGATTCGGCTCGACATCAGGCTCTTCTTTAACGGCGATGAGCTGAGGGATGCTTTCGTCGAAATCGATCAGGACTGGTTGAGAGGATGGCATGGCTATCTCGAGATGGAATTTTTCTACAAATCTCCGCCTAGTGATGCCCGATCAGCGAGCCGCAAACCTTTACCGGTCCTGAAGGGAAAGGCTATTTTTCGTGTGCCGTCGCAGGGCGGCCAGGTTGATGAGGATTCACAGGAAATATTTGCAGAGGGTGATGGGGTATATAGCATGCTCGCTGATGAAAATGAGCCGATGGTTCCGGGCCAAGTTCGGAGCAATGCCCCTCGATATGCGGGAATCGATACCCTCGGTCCTTTCTCGATGAAAGGTTATTGGTTTAACCGTCAAAGAAAAGGACAAGAGATTTCCGAGAAGGATGCGAGAAACGATTTCAAGGAATGGCTCGAGCTATGGGGCGGTGGACTGTTGGTATATCGTGATGGTTATCGCGTGTATCCCTACGCTTCCCCGGAAGACGATTGGTTATCCCTTGACCAGCGGGCGCTCCGCCGGCGATCTTTCAAGCTAAACCGGGGGCAGTTCGTCGGCTACGTCCGGATTGGGTCAGAAACGAATCCTGCCCTCAAGGATCAAACGAACCGTGAAGGCATGCGGGACTCCCCAGAGAAGCGGGCGCTCATTCAGTGCCTTCAACAGGGGATCTGGAAGGAGCTGGGATCGCGTGTGTCTGCGCACGAGGAGCGCTCTACCAGGCTGGCATTAAATTCTGTTCAAAAAATTGATCAAACGGTAAAAGAAAAATCGAAGTCGGCCAAAGCGTCACTGACGATCCTTTCCAAAAAGCTTCCTGAGAGCGATGCCTCCATTCGCGAGCTGCGATCACACATCGATCAACTGGAGCTGGCGTGGGCACACGCGAAATCCACCATTAGAAAGCAGCAGGAAGGCGCCGAGACGTATGTTCATTTGGCCGGTGTCGGGATGTTGGTAGAGTTTATTGTCCATGAACTTGCTCGAACCGCGAAGTACACACTTGGTGATCTTGACCGTGAGGCAAAGGCCGCCAAGCTGTCTCCGACCTTGAGATCACTTCAGCAACAGCTTAAGACGCTCGAAAAAAGGTTGCGAATCCTTGATCCGGTTAGTACCCCGGGAAGACAGGTCAAATCGGACTGTGATGTCCTGGAAGTCATCGATACGCTGATCAGCGCTCATGAGGCTCAATTCGAACGCCACAAAATCAGCGTTGACTTTGAGCGAAGGTTAAACGATTCTCTGATTACCTGCGTAGTTCCCGGGCAGATCTTCCAAATTTTCGAAAACCTTATATCTAATTCCGTCTATTGGCTATCCACGCGAGATTCGCTGATTGATCTGCAGGGCGGAGAACAGGGTGTTCATTCCGCGATTACGGTCGAGTACGACCTTAACCAAAAAACGATTGATTTTGTTGACAACGGACCGGGAATCGAGGAGCAGGACGCAGACAAGATATTTGACCCCTTCTGGAGCAAGAAACCTGCTTCTGCCGGACGTGGTTTGGGACTCTACATAACAAAGCGGTTGAGTGATGATAATAGTGTAAAGATCGAGCTGCTTTGGGATGAAACCAAAGATATCTATAAAGGTTTTCGATTTAAATTCGCGTAA
- a CDS encoding phosphoadenosine phosphosulfate reductase family protein, translating into MAEEKRVRHILSLSGGKDSAALAIYMRDRVPEMEYIFSDTRKELPETYEYLERISSYLGKEVTRLNADVGFDHWYEMYGGMIPSNHRRWCTRALKLKPFEQHCGNDEVINYVGLRADEERSGYISHKPNITAVYPFKEDGLILRDIEEILRSSGVGMPPYTKWGRTRSGCYFCFYQQKIEWVRLKETYPDLYDKAKEYERPYEKTGNFFTWSQGESLAEMEQPARMEQIRREHVIRVERKAARKENATLAEVFAQDVQAEEPDDDDDQGCLVCQL; encoded by the coding sequence ATGGCCGAAGAAAAGCGGGTTAGACACATTCTGAGCCTGTCGGGCGGCAAGGACAGTGCAGCATTGGCGATCTATATGCGCGACCGGGTGCCAGAGATGGAGTACATCTTCAGCGATACCCGCAAGGAATTGCCGGAAACCTACGAGTATCTGGAACGGATTTCCAGCTACCTCGGCAAGGAAGTGACTCGTCTGAACGCCGACGTGGGTTTTGATCACTGGTATGAGATGTACGGCGGGATGATTCCTTCGAATCATCGTCGCTGGTGCACGCGGGCGTTAAAGCTCAAGCCGTTCGAGCAGCATTGCGGCAATGACGAAGTCATCAACTATGTTGGCCTCCGGGCGGACGAAGAACGCAGTGGCTACATCAGTCACAAGCCAAACATCACGGCCGTCTACCCTTTCAAGGAAGACGGTCTGATCCTGCGTGATATCGAGGAAATCCTGCGCAGCTCCGGTGTGGGGATGCCACCATACACGAAGTGGGGCCGAACACGATCCGGCTGCTATTTTTGTTTCTACCAGCAGAAGATCGAATGGGTCCGGTTGAAAGAGACGTATCCAGATCTCTATGACAAGGCGAAGGAGTACGAGCGTCCGTATGAGAAGACAGGGAATTTCTTCACGTGGAGTCAGGGAGAGAGCCTTGCGGAGATGGAGCAGCCTGCCCGGATGGAGCAGATCAGGCGGGAACATGTCATTCGTGTCGAACGGAAGGCCGCCCGCAAGGAAAACGCGACCCTGGCCGAAGTGTTCGCACAGGATGTCCAGGCAGAAGAGCCAGACGATGACGATGATCAGGGTTGCCTAGTTTGCCAACTCTAG